In one Anaerolineae bacterium genomic region, the following are encoded:
- a CDS encoding S26 family signal peptidase, producing the protein EVFVLGDNRPGSLDSRYFGMLPRERIIGRALLCYWPPSAWTIYPRYGQ; encoded by the coding sequence ACGAGGTCTTTGTGCTCGGGGACAACCGGCCGGGAAGCTTGGATTCCCGCTATTTCGGCATGCTGCCCCGGGAGCGGATCATCGGCAGAGCACTGCTGTGTTACTGGCCGCCTTCGGCCTGGACCATTTACCCGCGCTACGGGCAGTGA
- the deoC gene encoding deoxyribose-phosphate aldolase, which produces MAALSVEQLARYIDHTLLKPEASRDQILELCREAVEHHFASVCVNPCWVRLCAEALRGSEVKVCTVIGFPLGATLSTVKAFEAEECIRQGAGEVDMVINIGALKSGDRQYVEGDIRAVVERAHALGALVKVIIETVLLTQEEKVLACRLSQAAGADFVKTSTGFAGGGATVEDVALMRQVVGDAMGVKAAGGIRTYADALRMIQAGANRLGTSAGVQIILGAQKDSADQPPASSAY; this is translated from the coding sequence ATGGCCGCACTGTCTGTTGAACAGCTTGCCCGATATATTGATCACACCCTGCTGAAGCCGGAGGCGTCCCGCGACCAGATCCTAGAGCTGTGCCGCGAGGCGGTGGAGCATCATTTCGCCAGCGTGTGCGTGAACCCATGCTGGGTACGGCTGTGCGCGGAAGCGCTCCGGGGTTCCGAGGTCAAGGTTTGCACGGTCATCGGGTTCCCTCTCGGCGCGACACTCTCCACAGTCAAAGCTTTTGAGGCGGAGGAATGCATCCGCCAGGGCGCCGGCGAGGTGGATATGGTCATCAACATCGGCGCGCTCAAGTCAGGGGATCGGCAGTATGTGGAGGGTGATATCCGCGCAGTGGTGGAGCGGGCACACGCCCTTGGCGCGCTCGTGAAGGTAATTATCGAGACGGTCCTGCTGACGCAGGAGGAGAAGGTGCTGGCCTGCCGGCTCAGCCAGGCGGCCGGCGCGGATTTCGTCAAAACCTCCACTGGCTTCGCCGGCGGAGGCGCGACCGTGGAAGATGTGGCGCTGATGCGGCAGGTGGTGGGGGATGCGATGGGGGTGAAGGCGGCCGGCGGTATCCGCACCTATGCCGATGCCCTGCGCATGATCCAGGCGGGGGCCAACCGCCTGGGAACCAGCGCCGGCGTGCAGATCATCCTGGGCGCACAGAAGGATTCGGCCGACCAGCCGCCGGCGTCATCCGCATATTGA
- a CDS encoding inorganic diphosphatase: MPISPTNLWHALPTGPDAPDIINVIVEIPKGHRNKYEYNKDLGYIRLDRVLYSSLHYPGDYGLIPQTFYDDNDPLDVLVMINEPTFPGCVIQARPIGMFRMLDRELPDDKILSVPLNDPIFAEYYDISDIPQHFLSEVAHFFEVYKDLEGVRTKPIGWEPAEVAKERIVYSMKLYQERYVKERR, from the coding sequence ATGCCGATCAGCCCGACGAACCTGTGGCATGCACTGCCGACGGGGCCCGATGCCCCGGATATCATCAATGTCATTGTGGAAATCCCGAAGGGTCACCGCAACAAATACGAATACAACAAGGACCTGGGTTACATCCGGCTCGACCGCGTCTTGTATTCGTCCCTGCACTATCCGGGGGATTACGGTCTGATCCCGCAGACCTTCTATGACGACAATGACCCGCTGGATGTGCTGGTCATGATCAACGAGCCGACCTTCCCCGGCTGTGTGATTCAGGCGCGGCCCATCGGCATGTTCCGCATGCTGGATCGCGAACTGCCGGATGATAAGATTCTGTCGGTCCCGCTCAATGATCCTATTTTCGCCGAATATTATGACATCTCCGATATTCCCCAACACTTCCTATCGGAGGTTGCGCACTTCTTCGAGGTGTACAAGGACCTGGAGGGGGTGCGGACCAAGCCCATCGGCTGGGAGCCGGCGGAGGTGGCCAAGGAGCGCATCGTCTACTCTATGAAACTGTACCAGGAGCGTTACGTCAAGGAACGGCGCTGA